CAGAGGCCAAGAGTTACAAGGACGAGGGAACAAACAGGTTTGGTCACTGGCACTGGGGACAGAATGTGTGCACTACCCAGGCCAGAACCTGGCTGAGCAGATATGGCCCCCACACACATTCAAGATGCTTCACATACCGCCCAGAATGCCTATGATGGTCCACATGTCTTGGCGAGGGTAGGGTGGCCAGAGGCTGACAGTAGGCAGAACTGAGTTGGGTGAGACAACTGTGGACGGAGGCAGTCATAGGCTGGGGGCTGCACTCAGCAAGGGGCCTCCtgcaaaagcttttttaaaaaaattgttttaattggaggctaattactttaaaataaaaaaagttacaGAGAAACCACAGCACAAAAAAAGCTTCTGTCTTTTacagccaaagagacacagatgtaaagaacagacacTTTTTTTGGGGGTGtggtttctctttcactttttctttttgtaaatttatttattttcattggaggctaattactttacaattaaaAAAGCTAAAGAGAAACCACAGCACAAAAAAAGCTTCtgttctttacagccaaagagacacagatgtaaagaacagaagcTTTTTGGGGGGTGTGgtttctctttaactttttttgggggggtaaatttatttaattggaggctaattactttacaatattggagtggttttggccatacatagaaatgaatcagccacgggtgtacatgtgttccccatcctgaatccccctcccacctcccatcccgaCCTATCCCTCAGGTCATCCCGGAGCACCggttttgagtgccctgtttcatgcattgaaactGGACgggtgatctatttcacacatggtaatatacatacTTCAATGCTATTCTaactttttttgcttttgagtgACAGAAGCAACAGCCAAGGCTGACAGATATTGACAGCTAGGAGCAAGAATCGGGGCGTGGAGGTCTGAATGGCTGACTTACGGATGGTGGAGCCTTGCACCCCTGACTTTAAAGTGCTGGGAATTTGCTGTCTGATTAAACAAGACACTGGCTTAGCCAGGTCAGGACGGCAAAGCAGGAGTGGAACCAAAGCATGTGTGGTGTGTGCAAGGACCTGAACAAGATAGACCATGAAAGAAGTAAAGATGTGGGGGACAGTGAAAACCTGGAAGGGAACAGAATGGCTTGAGGTGGAGATTAAGAAGGCACTGCAGGGATTGACAAGGTCTCAGCTGTGACTGAGGCTGAGAGATGGGGAGATGACAAGACACCCCAGAGAGGGAGATCAAACAGGAGAAACACTGTCCTTACCTTAAGGACAGACCAGCTGCAATCTCTATTGAGAAAGGCAACAGAAGTTAGTTTGTTTGACATTTTTGTTTCAAGTTTCTATTTTCATCCAAATCCCTTGTTCCCAAGTTGCCTATGTCCACATTCCATTAAATTCTGCAAGACACAAAATTGATTCTCCAAAACCTCCCACTGCTATCTCACTTGAAGtgttcaaaacattttaaaaaatgttactcTGAAAAACTTCATTTGTATTAATGACAATTCCATGCAAATATTTTTTGTGGGtgggaaaaaagcagaaacaggtGGGTTAACAAAAGTCAAACTAGATAATGTTTACAATATGAATACTGATTTCCATAACCAGCGTTCAGTATACCCCACCACTTCTAAAGCTTAATATTAAATATTGGTATATATTTGCCATTATTCAGCTACCTGAATCATTTTTCCTTATGACATACGCAGAGTCATACATGAAAGTTTCGAGCTACACAAAAGCACTCTGACCATATTCCTGCCCTTTTTAAAACTCTTCCAAGCTTTGTTACtatctgcttttaaaatatcGTTTCCCTTGgtcattcctgctgctgctgctaagtcacttcagtcatgtccgactctgtgcgaccccatagacggcagcccaccaggatcccccgtccctgggattctccaggcaagaacactggagtgggttgccatttccttctccaatgcaggaaagtgaaaagtgaaagtgaagtcactcagtcgtgtccgattcctagcgaccccatggactgcagcctaccaggctcctccattcatgggattttccaggcaagagtactggagtggggtgccattgccttctccgttggtcATTCCTACGGGTGAACAATTCTCCCTATGGTCACTAGTTATCTGGATTTCTCCCAGAAGTATGTTGGGACCCATCAACTTTCAGCAGTTCGTGGTGTGACCACCTGAATACGTATAGGATAGGAGGAGAGTCAAGGACGGGATCTTCCAGGACTATTTTATCTTGGACCAATTCTTATTTTTCCGGGACCTTCTTTGTATCATCTGAACTGTGCAGATTCTATCCTTAAAGCCAAGGTCAGTCCTAGACGCTGGTCATCTCTTGCATAGCTGAGGACCAATGGAAAACAAGGGCAACTACAGTCCACTTGTAACTGAACCCTGGAGTCGATGTTTCAGGGTGACACCAAGTCGATCCTGAAAAGCTAATATTGTCACTTTGCTGTGGTATTGCAAGCAACAGTGATCTTGGAGTTGAAAATTACATGTCCCGGGTCAGTTAAAATGTAACTCTTAAGCTGCCTCTGGACCACCTGGCTGAGAATAAACAATTGCCCAAGCCACTCCAAACATGGACCTAAGTAGCCAAAGATGTAGGTATTGACGAAAAGGAAGAGATCATTATCTCCTGacctttagctttttaaaatttttgtgtattttactcTCTAGAATCCACAGCTTTGAGCTGGAGAAAATAAGCTGATTCAGCCTAAAATGGGTTTACTTGGAGGTGCTAATAGAACCAGGAAAAAACTCACGGCCCCAAAGACAAGTTGTTACACAACCTACTGAACATAAGCCATGGCAAGGAGGCATGATCCTTTATACACAAACTGCTCAAATACACTGTGCACACAAAACAAGAAAGAGACACAAATAAAAGTCAATTCTTTACATGAACTTTGAAGCACTATCCACACCTCaaaggagtcggctcttcacatcaggtggccaaactattggagcttcagcttaataTTATATCAACTTagtaatatattacatattatattagCTTAATATTAGCTTATCATTATACTAGCCTATTAGCTACTAATATATAATTTTAGCATTAGTTTATTGTTAGCTTATTAAATATAcacaatttatatacatatatatccaatttatatatatacaacttatataattacataattttgTATTATATTAATACAGAAGTGTATTAATATAGAGATGTGGCGAATTAGCAAGCCCATGTAGTCTATGATACTGGTTGTGGttataagatttcaaaataatacaTGTACAAATTCAAAAGTTTATTGACTAGTTTTGGCCACAAAACTAAAAAGTCACTCTATGAGCTCCTGAAGTTCAGTAAATTTATAGCAACACCTGGCTTTGGGTTAAGGAGAAAACAGCTCTCCAATCTATCATGTCATTGTCAAACTTGACCTCTCAGCTGATTCCTGAGTTTTGCCTCACCTAGACAGAACTTATTCCATCTGgctctttaaaatatcttaactttttgttgatattttaaaataaacaagattattgcttttgtttttttgcagaGGCAGATACTAGCTAAGCAGCCTTATGAAGAGGACTAGAAAAGGAAGTATCCCACTGACAAAAACTGACCATGATCATGCAAGATCCAACAGGCCAGGTGAGAGGTGTTGAAAAACCTTTTCTCCCTCAAGCAAGATGCTCACCTTGGATCAGCTTTCTAGTTTGGTTGTCCTGGAAACATGATGAAGGTGTATGGTCCtctgtgggattgctgggcctgCTTCCAGTACAAAGTCATGGGTACCTGACTCCTGGCCTGGGAGGGCTACAATTGAATGTAAACATCTGCTGGGGGCCACAGCTCAGGGTCCCTGAGTGCAATGGACCTCTTGTTCCCAGGCCTTGACCCTAGCTGGGACCCAGGCTGTGCACAGGGGGCTGTTAGAAGATGGCCTCTAAACCCAGCAGCTCTTGCACCCATCTGTGTCGTCTGTGGGGACCACTGCAAGAATTTCCACCTAAGGATGATGCTTCAAGCTGACCCCTGGCatggtgtccatggggtcttgcCTGTCCCGTATTCTTCAGAGTAAACTGGTATTCAGGCATGGCCTATCCAGGTCTTGGGAGTTCAAATGTGTTGTTAAACACAACTCTAACTATGATGAGTATTGCCTGTGCTCTTGGCAGTCTTCAGAGACAATACACCCCCACATTTAGCACTAAACAGACAACAGACATGGCTCCATAGGGGATCAGGACCAACCAAGATGAACCTTTAAGAAATGATTTGAGACCCTTAAAGATATTGTGAGGTACAGGGCCAAGAATAGCAAACATAAAAGAACGGAGAGTATTCATTCATTAAGGAACTGAACTTAATGAATTACTCAGTATGTGCCATGGTACAGAGGGAAGGAAATTCACCTGGGAACCAGACCTTGGTTTCACTTTGGCTATGTGGTTGTGGCCGTCAGTATCTATAgtgtgtcagacatttttttttggggggggacatttatttttgtttcaagttCCTGTGTTCATCTGAATCCCCTGTTGCTTCCCATCATCCCCTTACCAAACTCCTCTCAGTTAaccccagaaaataaaatgctatgATCTTTGACTCTGTAATTCTATTTTTGGTAATCTAATCTCAGGAAAAATCCTAAATACAGGAAAAATCCTTTTGTAAAAATGTAAAGTGCTGAATTATTTACttcacacaaaaaaattttaaaacatcaaatgTCTATAGGTCACAGTTTACTAGGGTCCAGCTATTTAGAATACTGTTAAACCAGTAAAATAATGTTAATTTAAAAGCATTCTATAATAGGCAGATTGCAAATTCCATGTTAAGAAAGTATGATAAAAATTATAcagacaaaataatttaaattatgtttttttaaaaacctatgcaCAGTAAAAGAAATGGAAGCCATAGAATCATTAAGGGGCGGCTGCAAGTGGAACTGAAATGtcttttttcctcctaatttcAAAACGTTCTCAAGTGAACATGTTTTACAATGGAAACGTTGATTTCAGTTGCATTTTCAACGCATTTGTTACTCAATATCACAATTTTATAGTCAATCTTGTGCTCATTATGCTTTCAGGTATACTATACTAGTATTAGGCTTGAAGAAATCATGTCAAATCAGGATGGTTATGTTATTCTGAAAATGTAAACTGTTACAAGAGAAATAATCTGGCAGACGCAAgatttaaatatcttttatttaattAACAAAGCCTAATACTCTCTCTGACACATACTGCATACTTAGGTAATATTTGTTGTGCTTAGAAAACCTAAAATTCCTATTTAGATTTTCATGGACTTAAAGGAAGACAAAAGGAAGATCTTCTGACTAAATCATTCCTGTTAACAGGAACATTTCACACCAATATACTTACCATAATAAAGTTTGGGGAAAAAGTAacacaaaaatatattaagatGTTTACAAAGCTCAAATTCTAAAATACGGGAATTTAAACTCATGAAAGAAACCCTGAGAGGAAACTTTGGTATCTCTCAGATTTAACTTCTGAATTGTTTGCTTATCTATATTCCTTCCAAAGGGATCTTATGTTGTTTCTACAAACATAAAAGGTTCTGGACATGGCCAGTTATACGTGCAAGTAAATAAACTTTACAAAAGACCCATGTTGATTTTAGCAAGAATAACATTTAAAGGTTCTGTGCTACAATTGTTAACTTCACTGCTTTAGTATCATGAAATACCAGTACAAAACACTGTACGAGTATACTCTTTGCTacaaggacatggaacaatacaTTTGTGTTTTTACCAGAATTCTGTATCACCCAGCCACTGTACCAAGGGCTTTCCACAGGGATTTTCTACCACTCTTATGAAGTTTTACCATGAATAAAAAATCTCACAACTCTTTTAAACCACTGCAGATTTATATTTATCTTAATATTCCTGTCTTGCTGCTTTGGAGAATTGTCAAGAAGTACAAAATCACCTCAGGCAAGAGTTTTCAGTaggtaattttgttattttatgttgGCCAAGATCTCCTTTATGTTGGCCAAGATCTCCTTTATGTTGGCATTGCAAAGGCTCTGTGTACCTATATCGGGTTAGAAAAGGTGTTGTCTCAATAGCCCTCTTACGATTTAGCAATgcaaattgccatttccttaaaagTATAGAACATTACATAGTTATTAGCTAAGCAGTAATTCATGAAACTCAATTTACAAAGgacaaataacaacaacagaggACCATAAAGCCCTACGTgtactaaagaaaaacaaattttcaaatatttcaactGTTTTTTTCTACCTCTAAACTCATTTAACCATATCACAAGTGAGAGTAACACCAGGCAATACAGAAAAAGTAAACTGCGCTAAACTGTCCAGAAATCAGCTTCTGTAACATATCTCACAGTTTCTAGCCATTTTGGCTAAGACCTTCCTTatgaaaaacagacaaacaaaaatgatGAAAGCAGCATTTACTTTGttggaaatgcaaaaaataaaataacaacacTGTAAGTTTCATAAGATATTTGcaactaattttgtttttataaataaataaagtggtgcttatctgtttttaaagttttaattattcttgctgttaaaaatcatttaaagttatgTCAACTTTTAAGCATAAACATGTTTCGAAAATTGAACCACATTTTTAACTGCCATCTTTATGCTTTGTTCTTGGTAGAATcatctttgtttcttctcttaaCATCCCAATTATAAACTCTGGCCATATCTGCAAGAATTGTCAAAGAAAATGCCACAGCAATTCAAAAGATAATGTGCAATCACACACTGAATGAAAGAcagaaatcacacacacaaaatactagTGTCTACAGCAAGGTGTAGTATCATCTGCCAAGCAAAGACTGGAATAAAATTCCACCAAAACCTAGTCAAGACCTCAAATCAATGATTGTTTAGCGTAGCTGGTCAACTATAGTATTATATTTGACACATGTGTGCTTGACACTCCCAACAGTTTTCAAGAGAGCCCCTCATCCACAGTATTTCAAAGGTGGTTCAAAGCATAACCTGACAtgcaatatttaaattattacaaTTTAATTATCACTAATTTTATCTCTTACCCTCTGTTTGGCTTAATTTATGCAATCTATTCAGCatctatatcttttcctttccacAAGCACCACCCTGCATAGGCCTTCGCCTACTGGTGCTTTCTTTCCCAGCTCATGCCTTTGGTGGTATGTCCTGAAGGTACAATACTATCTTCTaggtattttatctttttttttccctctgaatgAAGCCTCCACGTTACCAGTCATGTGCTAACCCCTGCTCTAGGCCTCAGACAGGTCTTCACCCAACCCCTTAAAACCTGTCATGCACTACATGCTATGGAGGACAGAGAACATGGAGCTCCTACACTTGAAGAGCTCCCAGTCTGGCacgaaaaacaaattttaagtacTATATGCAAAGTGCTCAGGAATCACAAAGGAGCAACAGAACACCCTGAGAGGACTAGAAAATGTTCAGAAATGTTCTGCTGCTTGAGCTGAAAGATGAAAGATAAGATGGAGGAACCCAAGCAAATAGGGGGAAATCAGTTTAGGTAGGAGGAACCAAGTGTGGACGTATAAAGGGCACACCCCATTTAGGGGGTGAGGAAAACCACCTGGGGTGATTTGGACCTTGGGTGCACCAGGGGAGGACCAGAGCACGAAATTAGTCAGTGGCACATGGAATCGAGACTGGCAGGGACCACCCCCTAAGAGTGCCCATGTGCATAGCTGATAAGTGACAAAGAACCACTGAAGCATTATAGCCAGAGGAATAAAAATAAGACGTGTGACTCAGTGAATTCATGGCAGAGAGAGTGTGAAGGACTAGGGGGAGGAAAACAGAGTAGAAAACTGCCATATGacgcagcaatcccactgctgggcatacacactgaggaaaccagaattaaagagatgcgtgtaccccagtgttcatcacagcaccgtttacaatagccaggacatggaagcaacctagatgtccatccttagacgaatggataagaaagctgtggtacatatacacaatggaatattactcagctattaaaaagaattcatttgaatcagttctaattaggtggatgaaactggagcctattgtacagagttaagtaagtcagaaagaaaaataccaatacagtatactaacacatatatatacaatttagaaagatggtaatgatgaccctagcAAGAGAGGCACAGACGTaatgaacagacttttggactctgtgggagaaggcgagggtgggatgattggagagaacagcactgaaacatgtatattatcatatgtgaaacagatcgccagtccaggttcgatgcatgaggcagggtgctcagggctggtgcactgggatgaccctgtgggatgggatggggagggaagtgggagggtcAGGTTGGGAAGACATGTAAACCCACGGCTaattcatgtaaatgtatggcaaaaaacaccacaatatggtaaagtaattagcctccaacgaaaataaataaataagaaaactactGACCCTCAGTTCTAAAAGGCCAAAATGAGTGTAACAGAGAGCTAAGAAGATTGACTCCCAGGTTTCTGTCTTGAATGACTGCGTGGGGCAGATGGAAAACGCCAAGAGCTGGGTTTCAACACGAgagccttccctttctctctgctAAAAGAAATCCTACATTACCTTTAAATACAGTCTCAGCCCTATCTTCTCAAAGACTTCTGAAATCCCTGAGCTCACATCTATCGCCCTAATTTTAAACTGCATTGGTGTTGGCTACCTGAAGTTGAATGACTTCtattttgctatgaaatgatcACTAGCTATCTTACGTGTgttttgtcattctttttttacaCTGATCTCCTCACCAGCACATGCCCCACACAGCTTAGCACAGTTGTAGGAACACAGGAGACCCTTAATAAGAGCTGTGGAACTCTAGTACTTATCTAGCTATAAAGATTatcttgagaaaatatttgaaatagaaataCTCATGTACTAAATTGAATTTGCTATTTCCACACTTTCACACCTCAAATTCAGATAAGTCTATCTATAAACTTATTTCAGTATTAGTTCTAAAATATGTCATTTACTACTGTTATAAAATCTGCAACTTAACATTAGTCTAAGAGTAAGGACATTCTTCTCATTAAAGCAATGCACATAAGaacataaaaaacatttttctcctttcccccTTTTGCCTTTCTTTAGCAAAGGATACTGACTTCCGTGGTAGTAAACTGATCTCGAAGAAAGTCGAGGTCTTCCTCAAGAGACTCAAGATTCTTTGTGGCCGTCAATAAATTCTTTTCCAACAACGCCTGAGCTTCATCAATATCATATTCAAGCATTACGTTCGCCTGCAGAGAAAAGCGTGACAATGAGTGAACACTGACTTTGTGCTTCATAGGTTAGAGCAGCGGTTGGCAAACTACAGCCTTTGGGTCAAATTTGGCCAGCCATCTCTTGTCCTAAGTTTTTTGGAAACCCAGCCACTCTTCATTCACTTAAGACTTTCATGCCGTATTGGTGAGCCAAGTactagttgtgacagagaccatgtGGTCTGAAAcaccaaaaatatttactctctggctttTAACACAATATTTATTGCCCCCTGAGTTAGagaatatatttacatacattataTCATTTCCTCCTCAACTTCTCTACAGTGAAGAAAATAGGCTCTGAGAAGTCAGCTTACCTATGATTTCAGAGATactaaataaatggaagaattaGGATAGGAACCAGTATCTTTAGTTATCAAACCCTATCTTTCTACCACCTCTATTGGGACACTAAATCAACTGAAGTAGTTGTTTCTGAGCTTAAGGTAGAACTTTAAAGCTTTCAAAGACATATGTATTATCTACATTTGGTCCATTAAGAGAAACAGCTAGCTTTAACTGCCCCCTTCCAACCTACAACAGATGCCAGAGGCGAAGGCAAGGTGACCAAGTCTGGATCTAAGATCTGGAGTAACTGCTGACACTTGGGAAGGCATGCGCTCTGTAACAGGGAACCATACCTTTCACAGCTCTGAACTATCACCTGACATAACACCAGGCATTTCCTGAACCACTTTCATCACATgacaaatgaaatttaaaaattactcaaaGGATTGTTGTAAGAATTAATGAGACAACATGAAAGGACTTAGCACCAAGCAGGTGCTACATACTTATCGACTGAATATGCCAGTCCATTATAATtgcaagtgagtgagtgaaagccgctcagtcgtgtccgactctttgcaaccccatggacatggatttctccaggccagaatactggagtgggtagcctttcccttctccaagggatcttcccaacccagggatcgaacctaggtctgccgcattgcaggcagattctttaccagctaagacacaagggaagcccttgtgataATTAGAAAGCTGCATAAATTCAGACAGGACTAAAATATTCAGTGCAAAGTAAATTCTTCTCCAAACCCAGATTCCCAATCTCACTTCTCAATTACTGATACTTATtagcacttttttttcccccagaaaatgTGTACACTTTGCTTACCTGTAACAAGAGGaaatagaatacattttaaaacacttcaTTCGTGTCAAAaactatcattcattcattcaagtatATCTCCTTAGTTGATTCACTCCTCAAACACTGCCTTATCAGCCTCTCTACTTGACAGTCTAACAGACATCTGAAGATTGACATGCCCAAAAGACAACTCCAAGTCGTCCTGCAAACCTGTTAGTCCTTTGCATGCAATATGAgtcacatatattttttcttgttgtctttttactttgctCATGGTTTTCGAGTTTTGAGGCCTGAAAAACCATCCTTATTCCAGGGCTACAATTATCTGTGACTTGGTCTACAACTTTGATGGTGTCACTATTTCATGTGAGTACATGATCCATTTGAAATCCATCTCGTGTAAGGTAGGCTCCAGCCGTGATTCTTAGGACAGTGCTCCCTGTTGTCCCAGTCTACTTTATGGAATCATCTTATCCCCACATGCTGATTAAGTGTGGGCCAAGGAGAAGAAAAACCAAGGAGGATAACCCCTAAGATCTGAGCTACTGGGTGGCTAgctgttccatttttaaaactaaaactaaGCAAGAATGGGAATTATGTTTgtagaaataaatgcataaaCTCTGAAATGTTACTGCTAACAGAAATCAGGAAGGAGGAACTAACAGACAGAGAAGTGAGTTTCCATGTATGATCTGCCAACCTTTCATGGCCCTAGAGTGCCTCTTGGGGATGACTATATAGGATAGCAGCAAGTGGAAATCCTCCCAATTTGCTACTTTGCATAGGAACTTGCCTGAGGTAGCAAGACCTACCTGTGTAGTCAGGCATGACTTGTTTGTTCATGGGACTCAAGAGTAGTAACAGGAAAAATCACAAACAAGGTCTCTGAAATCATCACAACTGAAATGTTTGACTTTTTCAAATGGGTTCCAACCCCAAGGTTTTTATAATAATCTGTTCCCCCTTAAGTTCAGAGAGCTCTTTCTAGAAGTCATAAATTCTGATGATGAACAAACATCTATCTGAGGTTCAACAATACCTTCTGTTACATTTAACAGATAAAGTACTAGCTGGAGGGAAAGTCGGGTATTGGTCCATTTTGTTTTGACTGGAAGAGACTAGAGCATGTTTCTGTGGCAATCTTTCTCATACTCCTCGTCCCCCGCAATGCTACCCCTTCATTCCATCTATGGTCAAGTGCTCCTCTCCAACACTGCCATGTTGGGGAAAACACACTGCCTTACCAAATGTCAGCCAAGGAAGCTGTGACAATGACACTGACTTACCCCCAACCACAGACACACTTTATCGGTAGGAGGAACTGAAGCTTTGCAATACAGGTTGTCTGCCAATAAGAACCTGGTCTCCAGTGAACTGGTGGActccttcaaaaaaaaataaataaatacatgacgGTACTGTAAACTGTCCATCTTAATACCAAGGTCATACAGGCGATTGCAGAGCTGAGCTTAAGCCATTTAAAACagtcccagatcagatcagatcagtcactcagtcgtgtccaactctttgcgaccccatgaatcgcagcacgccaggcctccctgtccatcaccaactcccggagttcactcagactcacactcatcgagtcagtgatgccatccagccatctcatcctctgtcatccccttctcttgcccccaatccctcccagcatcagagtcttttccaatgagtcaactcttcgcatgaggtggccaaagtactggagtttcagctttagcatcattccttccaaagaaatcccagggctgatctccttcagaatggactggttggatctccttgcagtccaagggactctcaagagtcttctccaacaccacagttcaaaagcatcaattcttcggcgctcagccttcttcacagtccaactctcacatccatacatgaccacaggaaaaaccatagccttgactagacaaacctttgttggcaaagtaatgtctttgcttttgaatatgctatctaggttggtcataactttccttccaaggagtaagcgtcttttaatgtcatggctgcagtcacaatctgcagtgattttggagcccagaaaaataaagtctgacactatttccactgtttccccatctatttcccatgaagtgatgggaccggatgccatgatcttcgttttctgaatgttgagctttaagccaactttttcactctcctctttcactttcatcaagaggcttttgagttcctcttcactttctgccataagggtggtgtcatctgcatagctgaggttattgatatttctcccagcagtcttgattccagcttgtgtttcttccagcccagcgtttctcatgatgtactc
This DNA window, taken from Bubalus kerabau isolate K-KA32 ecotype Philippines breed swamp buffalo chromosome X, PCC_UOA_SB_1v2, whole genome shotgun sequence, encodes the following:
- the VBP1 gene encoding prefoldin subunit 3 isoform X1, encoding MAASKDGCGVGEVAAGNGRRLHLGIPEAVFVEDVDSFMKQPGNETADIVLKKLDEQYQKYKFMELNLAQKKRRLKGQIPEIKQTLEILKYMQKKKESTSSLETRFLLADNLYCKASVPPTDKVCLWLGANVMLEYDIDEAQALLEKNLLTATKNLESLEEDLDFLRDQFTTTEVNMARVYNWDVKRRNKDDSTKNKA